TGAAGCCGATTGGTGAGAGTTTAAGCGAGACTGAATTTGGTGGAGTTACGGAGTTTGAGTTCAAAACTGCTCTGGGGCTAGAGTGCTGGAAGCGTAATCGGTGCGAGTTTGTGGCTCTTGAGGTCGGACTCGGAGGGAGGCTTGATGCGACCAATATCATCACTCCGGCTTGTTCGGCCGTTGTCAGCATCGGGCTGGATCACGTCAGTATTCTCGGAAATACGGTCGAGGAGATTGCTTTTGAAAAGGCGGGCGTTTTGAAGCCGGGGCGGCCAGCGGTTATTGGCGAGATGGCACCGGGGCCGTTGCAGGTGACTGAGCGACAGGCCGCTGAAGTGGGGGCTTCTATTTGGCGCCTTGGTATCGAGGTGCGGTTCGAACTCTTGGCTAACGGGAAGGTTCGAGTTCAAACTCCGACTTCGGAGATTGAGCTGGAACCGAGCCTTTTCGGGGCGGTTCAGCACCATAACGCGGCGGTTGCTTACGCCTGTCTCGAACTTGCGGGAGCCGTTCGTGATCACGCAGCGGTCCAGAAGGGTTTCTCGACAGCGGCGATTCCGGGGCGGTACCAACGGCTGCAAAGTCGCGGAGCCGAGTGGGTTTTCGATGGGGCGCACAATCCGCCTTCGGCCAAGGTTTTGGCGGCGATGTTGCATCAAGATCAGAAGCAGAATCTGATTTGCATTACGGGGATGCTTCAGGGGCACGATCCGGAGGAGTTCTATCCTCGAATCGCTCCTTTCGTGAAGGAGTTCTGGGTTATTCCGGTGGACAATCCTCGTTCAATGACGCCGACCGAACTCTCGGAAACTCTGGCTCAGCTAGGACTGAAAACGAGGACGTTTGACAGCACGGTAGCCGCCATAGAGGCGGCTGGCCATGCTGAGGATACGGAGGGGTACCTCGTTTCGGGGAGTTTTTATGCGGTTGGAGAAATTATGCGGCTGCTTCGATCGGCTCGGTAGAGACGCCGGCGACTTTGACTTCTAGGACGAGGTCTCGAATCTCTGGGCGCTGACGAAGGATTTTTGTGACGAGGCCCATTTCGG
The DNA window shown above is from Armatimonadota bacterium and carries:
- a CDS encoding folylpolyglutamate synthase/dihydrofolate synthase family protein; this encodes MTYDEAVAYIASLAPRGWRLGLDRMEEFARRASLLPSDQKFIHVAGTNGKGSTTAMIQSALVEQGFSTGAFFSPYVVEPRERVQLGREYISEAEMAEITGYLKPIGESLSETEFGGVTEFEFKTALGLECWKRNRCEFVALEVGLGGRLDATNIITPACSAVVSIGLDHVSILGNTVEEIAFEKAGVLKPGRPAVIGEMAPGPLQVTERQAAEVGASIWRLGIEVRFELLANGKVRVQTPTSEIELEPSLFGAVQHHNAAVAYACLELAGAVRDHAAVQKGFSTAAIPGRYQRLQSRGAEWVFDGAHNPPSAKVLAAMLHQDQKQNLICITGMLQGHDPEEFYPRIAPFVKEFWVIPVDNPRSMTPTELSETLAQLGLKTRTFDSTVAAIEAAGHAEDTEGYLVSGSFYAVGEIMRLLRSAR